A genomic stretch from Nitrospirae bacterium YQR-1 includes:
- a CDS encoding amidohydrolase family protein: MKIDMHCHAWGCGKDIANADNEAFYLIGNNSHWFVNSVFSYIQRNVSSFLPNNKKDCFTTDDFFEFFYWALSTSKEIDAVVVLALDAPFSANNGALMSNICEFWVPNKFTINRIKTMNYNLRINRINKSVYYGASVNPNRRDWIEEFDYALETGSPVLFKLVPSAQHIDLTDKRYVKFYKKLSDNNMPLLCHTGPEYALTEGIKHMERDEFEKLRLPLECGVTVIAAHCAAPVFPTDVNRVGEFCRFMEWADREGLKLYADTSNLSLSTRMHVISEILTGIPSNRMLHGSDFPIPVESTPIMPSPFNNITLTDYLQILATSNPLDRDVVIKRAHGFSDATLSTALKVLNLPDK; this comes from the coding sequence TTTGTAAATTCTGTTTTTTCATATATACAACGGAATGTATCATCGTTTCTTCCCAACAACAAAAAGGATTGTTTTACCACAGATGATTTCTTTGAATTTTTTTATTGGGCGCTTTCAACTTCCAAAGAGATTGACGCAGTGGTTGTGCTTGCCCTGGATGCACCTTTCAGTGCCAACAACGGGGCCCTTATGAGTAACATTTGTGAGTTTTGGGTACCCAACAAGTTTACCATAAACCGGATAAAAACAATGAACTACAACCTGCGCATAAACAGAATAAACAAGAGCGTTTATTATGGCGCCTCGGTTAATCCTAACAGAAGAGACTGGATTGAAGAGTTTGACTATGCCCTTGAGACTGGAAGCCCTGTACTCTTTAAGCTTGTACCATCGGCTCAGCACATAGATTTAACAGATAAGCGCTATGTGAAGTTCTACAAAAAACTTTCAGACAACAACATGCCTCTTTTGTGCCACACCGGGCCTGAGTATGCCCTTACCGAGGGGATTAAACACATGGAAAGGGATGAGTTTGAAAAGCTTCGGCTGCCTCTGGAGTGTGGCGTCACTGTGATAGCCGCCCACTGTGCCGCACCCGTGTTTCCCACTGATGTTAACCGTGTGGGAGAGTTTTGCCGTTTTATGGAGTGGGCCGACAGAGAGGGATTAAAACTCTATGCCGATACTTCTAATCTTTCTCTTTCAACACGGATGCACGTAATCTCGGAAATACTTACGGGAATACCCTCAAACAGGATGCTTCACGGCTCTGATTTCCCGATTCCTGTGGAGTCCACCCCCATCATGCCAAGCCCGTTTAACAACATTACTCTTACAGATTACCTTCAGATACTTGCCACCTCAAATCCCCTTGACAGAGATGTCGTTATTAAACGTGCACACGGTTTTTCCGATGCCACACTTTCCACAGCCTTAAAAGTCTTAAACCTGCCTGATAAGTAA
- a CDS encoding deoxyguanosinetriphosphate triphosphohydrolase, whose amino-acid sequence MTIREQTEQIERTVLSPRACLSINSKGRRRAEQEGDIRTCFQRDRDRIIHAKSFRRLKHKTQVFLAPKGDHYRTRLTHVLEVSQISRTIARALRLNEDLTEAIALGHDLGHTPFGHAGESVLRKIHPGGFDHYVQSLRVVDFIEKDGRGLNLTHEVRDGIIKHSKGKGSILPDNSAKMAETLEGQVVRISDIIAYVNHDLDDALRAEVIQKTDIPSEISNAIGDTHAKRINTMVTDLVQNTIDNNLDTLKMSEPVLGAVYKLREFLYERVYESDRLKSEFIKAKHILESLYGYYLENIQLILEHIPTEADEHDHTIVRDFIACMTDRFALARYERIFIPERWTDI is encoded by the coding sequence TTGACAATAAGAGAACAGACTGAGCAAATCGAGCGCACGGTGCTGAGCCCACGTGCTTGTTTAAGCATAAACAGTAAGGGGCGCCGGAGAGCTGAACAGGAGGGAGACATCCGTACCTGTTTTCAAAGAGACCGTGACAGGATTATCCACGCCAAATCATTTCGCCGTCTTAAACACAAAACTCAGGTGTTTCTTGCCCCAAAGGGCGACCACTACCGTACCAGACTCACACACGTGCTTGAGGTGTCTCAGATATCCCGAACCATTGCACGCGCCCTGCGCCTCAATGAGGACCTCACCGAGGCCATTGCCCTGGGACACGACCTCGGACACACCCCATTTGGACACGCCGGTGAGTCCGTCCTCAGGAAAATCCACCCCGGCGGCTTTGACCACTACGTGCAGAGCCTCAGAGTGGTTGACTTCATAGAAAAAGACGGCAGAGGACTAAACCTCACGCATGAGGTCAGAGACGGTATCATAAAACACTCTAAGGGTAAGGGAAGCATCCTGCCCGATAACTCAGCAAAAATGGCCGAAACCCTCGAGGGACAGGTTGTCAGAATATCCGACATCATTGCCTACGTTAACCACGACCTTGATGATGCGCTAAGGGCCGAGGTCATACAAAAAACTGATATCCCTTCTGAAATTTCCAACGCCATTGGCGACACTCATGCCAAAAGAATAAACACAATGGTGACCGACCTTGTGCAAAACACCATTGACAATAACCTCGACACACTAAAGATGAGCGAACCGGTCTTAGGGGCAGTGTATAAACTAAGGGAATTCCTGTATGAAAGAGTTTACGAAAGCGACCGTTTGAAAAGTGAATTTATTAAGGCTAAACATATTTTGGAAAGTCTCTACGGTTATTATCTTGAAAACATACAATTAATACTGGAACATATACCAACTGAGGCGGACGAACACGACCACACAATAGTGCGCGACTTCATAGCCTGCATGACAGACAGGTTTGCTCTTGCAAGGTATGAGAGGATTTTTATACCGGAGAGGTGGACGGATATTTAA
- a CDS encoding histidinol phosphate phosphatase domain-containing protein: MIDLHTHSIFSDGELIPSELVARAADCGYKAIAITDHVDTSNLGSVVPNIVRIAGDLNRYWSIRVIPGVEITHVPAQMIADIAKEARSLGAKVVLVHGETIVEPIAKGTNRAAIEAGVDVLAHPGLITEEDVELAKHRGVALEISARKGHCLSNGYVAKMALKHSALLVINSDSHGPQDLINRTMAEAILLSAGIGRDDIAAVFKNSEDIVSKLKI; this comes from the coding sequence GTGATAGACCTGCACACCCATAGCATATTCAGTGACGGTGAGCTGATACCCTCTGAGCTTGTTGCAAGGGCGGCAGACTGCGGTTATAAGGCTATAGCAATTACCGATCATGTGGATACATCAAATCTGGGCTCGGTAGTGCCAAATATTGTAAGGATTGCCGGTGATTTAAACCGCTATTGGTCAATAAGGGTAATCCCTGGGGTTGAGATAACACATGTGCCTGCGCAGATGATAGCGGATATTGCTAAAGAGGCCCGCTCTCTGGGGGCTAAAGTGGTTTTGGTTCACGGTGAAACAATCGTGGAGCCCATTGCAAAAGGCACCAACCGGGCAGCTATAGAGGCGGGGGTTGACGTTTTGGCACACCCCGGGCTTATCACTGAAGAGGACGTTGAGCTTGCAAAACACCGTGGCGTGGCTTTAGAGATATCAGCACGAAAGGGGCACTGTCTGTCAAATGGTTATGTGGCAAAGATGGCATTAAAACACTCTGCCCTGCTGGTAATCAACAGTGATTCCCACGGGCCGCAGGATTTAATAAACCGCACTATGGCTGAGGCTATTTTGCTTTCAGCCGGAATCGGCAGAGACGACATTGCCGCTGTGTTTAAAAATTCGGAAGATATAGTGTCTAAACTTAAAATATAA
- a CDS encoding tetratricopeptide repeat protein — protein MPKQIKKKTVKHTKQGEELKGTLHEISSFYERQKKEIHIAAGILAFLLLATVAVIGYMKYTAAEAENLKMTGFANYYSPPGADRPERLKTALDAFVRSNSLKPSPLTMLYIASCNYELGKQDEAVKLLVDLNLKYAQNNEILPLSYLKLFNIYRERKDFEKALETVKALYALRTSIYKDVALNEWAMLLTEMGKAQEGKDKYEELKKNYPNSPYVMKDTDNPMLSGTEESPLTLDDIKAPEPAPETRSDNKTVEKPQSDNKTVVKSQSDNVTVKPKPKPKTDDKKVKSKQNHHDKKKTKE, from the coding sequence ATGCCAAAGCAAATTAAGAAAAAAACAGTGAAACATACAAAGCAGGGCGAGGAGTTGAAGGGAACGCTTCATGAGATAAGTTCTTTTTACGAAAGACAAAAAAAAGAAATACACATTGCAGCCGGAATATTGGCTTTTTTATTGCTTGCTACGGTAGCTGTTATAGGTTATATGAAATACACGGCAGCAGAGGCGGAAAACCTGAAAATGACGGGCTTTGCCAATTACTATTCCCCGCCCGGCGCCGACAGGCCGGAGCGTCTTAAAACCGCATTGGATGCCTTTGTGCGCTCCAACTCTTTAAAACCCTCACCCCTTACTATGCTCTACATAGCCTCGTGTAACTATGAGCTGGGAAAACAGGATGAGGCTGTCAAACTGCTGGTTGATTTAAACCTTAAGTATGCACAAAACAATGAAATTCTGCCCCTTTCGTATCTTAAGCTATTCAATATATACAGAGAGAGAAAGGACTTTGAAAAAGCTTTGGAGACTGTAAAAGCGCTCTATGCCTTGCGCACCTCCATCTACAAGGATGTGGCCTTAAACGAATGGGCTATGCTTCTTACTGAAATGGGTAAGGCGCAGGAGGGTAAAGATAAATATGAAGAACTCAAAAAGAATTACCCAAACTCACCCTATGTTATGAAAGATACAGATAACCCAATGCTCTCTGGTACTGAGGAAAGTCCGCTTACGCTTGATGACATTAAAGCACCGGAGCCCGCACCTGAGACCAGAAGCGATAATAAGACAGTGGAAAAACCCCAAAGTGATAATAAAACAGTAGTAAAATCTCAAAGCGATAACGTAACAGTAAAGCCTAAGCCTAAACCTAAGACGGATGATAAAAAAGTGAAATCAAAACAAAACCATCATGATAAAAAGAAGACAAAAGAATGA
- a CDS encoding YjfK family protein, with protein MSGAGIFRHIHEKSKVKLTGVFRKKPERIDINLPLGIKINSMIRLDETKFITNADVLKVQSPGGGIHTVVAGEKFMIGSLKVYRFYIEENESRNQSVLQIPVANDEIEGIVLYQIIEEVYPQSDEQWDFWLNEGTGCIGYKDFKIQEEDGKETLYYRLWGGDERYTKPIFFRSVISTDSYGITGMKTESHGMVYGREISETLQEYLFIVHEKLLDNDRELEEAKVVLMAGIDIDLAEIDVLV; from the coding sequence ATGAGTGGTGCCGGAATATTCAGACATATACATGAAAAAAGTAAAGTCAAACTGACAGGGGTTTTTAGAAAAAAACCTGAGCGGATTGATATAAACCTTCCTCTGGGAATAAAAATAAACAGTATGATTCGATTGGATGAAACAAAATTTATAACAAATGCCGATGTTTTGAAAGTGCAGTCTCCGGGGGGTGGAATTCACACTGTGGTGGCAGGGGAAAAGTTCATGATTGGCAGCCTAAAAGTCTATCGGTTTTATATCGAGGAAAATGAGAGTAGAAATCAATCTGTTTTACAGATACCCGTGGCAAATGATGAGATTGAAGGAATAGTTCTCTATCAAATCATTGAAGAGGTATATCCACAGAGTGATGAGCAGTGGGATTTCTGGCTGAATGAGGGAACCGGCTGTATCGGTTATAAGGATTTTAAGATTCAGGAAGAGGACGGCAAAGAGACATTATACTACAGACTTTGGGGAGGGGATGAAAGATATACAAAGCCGATATTTTTCAGAAGTGTAATTTCAACTGATTCATATGGAATTACCGGCATGAAGACGGAAAGCCACGGGATGGTCTATGGCAGGGAAATAAGCGAGACACTTCAGGAATACTTGTTTATAGTCCATGAAAAGCTGCTTGACAACGACAGAGAGCTGGAAGAAGCAAAAGTTGTCCTTATGGCTGGAATAGATATTGACCTTGCTGAAATAGACGTACTGGTATAG
- a CDS encoding OsmC family protein yields MSEEQEIQGLEREVEGYKSKVSTVFKATLNWDRDFIFVGRTQRGYEIEYDANVQWGCQPSEPFMMSLGACIATDCVMFLQKMKVEITAFKVDITGVKPETPPQYFSGFDIMLNITAKNITEKKVQRAINLSLDKYCGIYHSLRKDVKLDVKYQINNVE; encoded by the coding sequence ATGTCTGAGGAGCAGGAGATACAAGGGCTGGAGAGGGAGGTAGAGGGATATAAATCTAAGGTTTCAACGGTGTTTAAGGCTACGCTTAACTGGGACAGGGATTTCATCTTTGTTGGACGCACTCAGCGTGGGTATGAAATAGAGTATGACGCTAACGTTCAGTGGGGTTGTCAGCCCTCTGAACCCTTTATGATGAGCTTAGGAGCTTGTATTGCTACCGACTGTGTGATGTTTTTACAGAAAATGAAGGTTGAAATTACGGCATTTAAGGTTGACATCACAGGTGTAAAGCCTGAGACCCCTCCCCAGTATTTTTCAGGATTTGACATTATGCTAAACATTACTGCTAAAAACATTACGGAAAAGAAAGTTCAAAGAGCTATTAACCTTTCCCTGGACAAGTACTGTGGAATTTATCATTCACTCAGAAAAGACGTTAAGCTTGATGTAAAATATCAGATTAACAATGTGGAATAA
- a CDS encoding acyl carrier protein, translating into MAITYPSLPESYMALNKLTDTMKDTVRKILSSVLELPEEAITGSSSPETIEQWDSFNHIKIIAALESEFNIELSAEDGIRMQSIELIETTLLKYL; encoded by the coding sequence ATGGCAATTACATATCCCTCCCTGCCGGAGTCTTATATGGCATTGAATAAATTAACTGATACGATGAAAGACACTGTCAGAAAAATACTCTCCTCTGTGCTTGAGTTGCCCGAGGAGGCCATCACCGGCAGTTCGTCTCCTGAGACAATAGAGCAGTGGGATTCCTTCAACCATATAAAAATTATTGCTGCACTGGAAAGTGAGTTTAACATAGAACTCAGTGCAGAGGACGGTATCAGGATGCAGAGTATTGAACTGATAGAAACCACTTTACTGAAGTATTTATAG
- a CDS encoding MBOAT family protein has protein sequence MLFNSVQFAIFFPIVTILYFTLPFKYRNLMLLTASVIFYMAFIPAYILILAFLIMLDFTCGILIEDSPVHRKKFYLILSIISTCCVLFVFKYFNFFINNISYAANLLHVDYSFATLNIVLPLGLSFHTFQSLSYVIEVYRGNQKTERNILTYALYVMFYPQLVAGPIERPQNLLKQFYEEYKPDYERITNGLKLMAYGLFKKVVVADRLAVFVDRAYASPEQNAGIPMIIATIFFSFQIFCDFSGYTDIALGSAEVMGFKLRQNFRQPYLSHSISEFWKRWHISLTTWFKDYIYDYIYIALGGHKCSKTLFHLNVLIVFFISGLWHGANWTFVLWGVLIGIYSIVGNLTKNFRGKIVKTIGLHKLGIVYKVWQIIIVFILMTFSFILFRAKNLSDAFYIIKTLFINIGNISNLHYLKAVLATPQFSLLDLSISVVAVLFIETVHVFQTRYRIRDWLSSRPFIFRWSVYWAGALSIIFLGVFSNNQFIYFAF, from the coding sequence TTGCTTTTTAACTCAGTACAGTTTGCCATATTTTTTCCTATTGTAACGATTCTTTATTTTACACTTCCGTTTAAATACAGAAACCTGATGCTTCTGACGGCTAGTGTAATCTTTTACATGGCATTCATCCCTGCATATATCCTGATTCTTGCATTTTTGATAATGCTTGATTTTACTTGCGGAATTCTCATAGAAGACTCCCCTGTGCACAGGAAAAAATTCTACCTCATCTTAAGCATTATTTCAACCTGCTGTGTACTCTTTGTGTTTAAATATTTTAATTTTTTTATTAACAACATATCGTACGCAGCCAATCTCTTACATGTTGATTACTCATTTGCCACCTTAAACATAGTGTTACCGTTGGGACTTTCTTTTCATACATTTCAGTCGTTGAGTTATGTTATAGAGGTTTACAGGGGAAATCAAAAAACAGAAAGGAATATACTGACATATGCCCTTTACGTTATGTTTTATCCGCAACTGGTAGCCGGTCCGATAGAAAGGCCACAGAATCTTTTAAAGCAATTTTATGAGGAGTATAAACCGGACTATGAACGCATAACCAATGGCTTAAAACTAATGGCATATGGATTGTTTAAAAAAGTCGTAGTTGCCGACAGGCTTGCAGTTTTTGTTGACAGAGCATACGCATCACCGGAGCAAAATGCGGGTATTCCAATGATAATAGCAACGATTTTCTTTTCATTTCAGATTTTCTGTGATTTTTCCGGTTATACAGATATAGCACTGGGCTCAGCCGAGGTAATGGGGTTTAAACTCAGGCAAAATTTCAGGCAGCCGTACCTGTCACATTCGATATCTGAGTTTTGGAAAAGGTGGCACATTTCCCTGACAACATGGTTTAAGGATTACATCTACGATTACATCTACATCGCATTAGGAGGCCACAAATGCTCGAAAACCCTTTTTCATCTCAATGTACTCATTGTTTTTTTCATTAGCGGTCTTTGGCATGGCGCAAACTGGACTTTTGTACTTTGGGGCGTGTTAATCGGCATTTATTCTATCGTTGGCAATTTAACAAAGAACTTCAGGGGAAAAATTGTGAAAACCATTGGGCTGCATAAGCTCGGTATAGTTTATAAGGTATGGCAAATAATCATAGTGTTTATCCTTATGACATTTTCATTCATACTGTTTCGGGCAAAGAATCTCTCAGATGCTTTTTATATAATCAAAACTCTTTTTATTAATATCGGAAATATTTCAAATTTGCACTACCTCAAAGCAGTGCTTGCAACACCACAGTTTAGCTTACTTGACCTGAGCATTTCTGTTGTTGCCGTTTTGTTTATTGAAACCGTACATGTGTTTCAAACACGCTATCGTATCAGAGACTGGCTTTCAAGCAGACCGTTTATTTTCAGATGGTCTGTTTACTGGGCAGGGGCTTTAAGTATTATTTTTCTTGGTGTTTTTAGTAATAACCAGTTTATTTATTTTGCATTTTAA
- the scpB gene encoding SMC-Scp complex subunit ScpB, with amino-acid sequence MEKMQQIAVIETLLFIAGDPLSASDIKRITNFTDGEIMSVINTLTSTYKERNGGIVITEIAGGYQMTTNPAYAHWAKVLKKSKTMGKLSITALETLAIVAYKQPITRVEIEEIRGVSSDWTIKILLERNLVKIIGRKDAPGKPLLFSTTKEFLQYFGLKEITDLPTLKEFTKDI; translated from the coding sequence ATGGAAAAAATGCAGCAGATTGCAGTAATTGAGACCCTGTTGTTTATAGCCGGCGACCCTCTTTCTGCATCTGATATAAAAAGGATTACCAATTTCACAGATGGTGAAATAATGTCTGTAATTAATACTCTGACAAGTACCTATAAGGAGAGAAACGGCGGAATAGTTATAACTGAAATCGCAGGGGGCTACCAAATGACAACAAATCCGGCCTATGCGCACTGGGCAAAAGTATTAAAGAAATCAAAAACTATGGGAAAACTTTCTATTACAGCCCTTGAAACCCTCGCTATTGTAGCATATAAGCAGCCCATTACAAGGGTTGAAATTGAGGAAATTAGAGGTGTAAGCTCAGACTGGACTATTAAGATTCTGCTTGAAAGAAACCTGGTAAAAATAATCGGACGTAAAGACGCACCTGGAAAACCCCTCCTTTTCAGCACTACCAAGGAATTTCTTCAGTACTTCGGCCTTAAGGAAATTACCGACTTACCCACTCTTAAGGAGTTTACAAAGGATATATAA